Within the Periophthalmus magnuspinnatus isolate fPerMag1 chromosome 7, fPerMag1.2.pri, whole genome shotgun sequence genome, the region ccggacacgtcctccagctcctccggtgggacgccaaggcgttcccaggtcaaccgagagacatagtccctccagcgacTATATATAAACTATTCCATTGAAATAGTGTGTTTATGCAGTTGCAGAGTTACTTTGCTGCCTGTGAAGATGAGACTCCTGCCATCCGGAATCATGACCGCGTCCTCCAGAGGCTGTGTGAGCACATTGACCACGCTCTCCTCTACGGGTAACAGCCTTCAAAGGCTAATATGACTCTACTGTTACTAGGGCAGAAAATGTGCTCAGATATGGTTATAAAATTTCAGAGGAATTGATTAGCCTGGTCAGCTTACTCTGTCTTCTTTCAAATTATaagttataaaaatacaaacaatattTAAAGGTTTTGCCTTTTTGTCTTTTACATAAGTGTTTTAGTGTATgatggaaaaaaacagaacactaTATGTTTGTTATTGCTGACAGTTTACTGTTTACTTCACAGTTTTATACTAGCATCTGACTGAGAGACttgacattttgtgcattttgtgctttgttttgaaTCAATAAATCAAGTATTTGTGAAGAAAGAACTATTCCCCATGCTGTTTCACCCTATAGCTCTTTTCCAAGCACTTTTATCAGACTTTCAGGGTCACGCTAAACAGTCTCAAAGGCCATGGCCTTGTCCATAGTCAGCATTTATGTTTTGGTCCTATGTCTTGTGTTCTCTAAATGCAGCCTCCAGGACATCTCCTCGGGCTACTGGGTCCTTGTTCTTCACTTCACCCGAAGAGAGGCCGTCCGGCAGATAGAGGAGCTCCAGCACATCGCCACCAACCTTGGCAGAAGTAAGAGAGCGCATGTCAAAAAAaactcaatgtaaaagtaaattGGGTAGTATTAGTTGTTATTCATCAGTAGCTATAAAGAAGTAACTGATATTCAattgagtgtatttttatatggCCCAGTAGCTTGTGCTGTTTTATGCCGCATCTTGGCCAGGTCGTCATTGCAAATGTGAAGCTTTTCTCAGTTAACATACCTGATAAAATATtggataaataaattaaagtagGGCTTCACAAAACTTGTCTTGAAAAGGAGATTAACCAACATCAACAGGAAACGAGCAAATGTGCACTGTCCCCAGCCCTCTGAGCtaagaaagagggaaaaaaagagagggagagaaacttTTTGGAGAACCACTTTGAAGGAGAACTCTACTCCCATGGATAGACTGGTTGTAGATGTGTCCAGGATTTACTCACATCcttttgcagatagagttcaaatCTGTAGAGCCAGCCAGACTCAAGATGGGGTGAGCatcacaatttagattttatcatGATTCAAGACATGTCATTAGAGGTGGCAAATTTAATCTGCTGTTCTGGGATAAATTGGATCCACCTCTcagtcactcagagcatgaaTGATTTAGCATGAAGCTGTATTATAAAGAGAAGTTATGATGATATCTAAAAAATGGCACACAATCACAGGGGtcagatcatgtttttttttatatagtccTATCACCCAGTCCTGCCTTGATTAAATGCAATAAACCTTTGTTGTTATATTTCTAGATTGCCAACTAGCATGCTTTTTTGTGTGCAGGTCGTGCATGGCTGTACTTGGCATTGAGTGAAAGCTCTCTAGAAAGCTACCTGCGCCTCTTCCAGGAGAACCAGGCTTTACTACACAAGTATTATTTCAAGTAAGATATAACTTGTTTACCTTCCTTGGGATTTTGGcattatataacaaaaaaaaaatacaaccagGTAGTTATTATTagattgaaataaaaacaaaaagtatgtTAGTGCTAACATCACGCATTGTTTGTGCTGTAGGAACGCCCTGGTGTGCAGTCATGACCACCTGGCCCTGTTCCTCACTCTGGTGTCTGGTCTGGAGTTTATCCGCTTCGACCTGGAGCTGGTGAGCATCCACATCATCTAATCACAGCTGTTGTGTACTTTACAAATGCTTGATGTCTAAACACCTTCAGGATGTCCCATACCTGGATGTGGCTCCGTACATGCCTGAGTACTACAAACCACATAACCTGCTGGACTTCGAGGAGAGACTACCCAGCTCGGACAGCATATCTTTGCACTCCTTCACCTCACTGAATTCTACTAACTTAGAGtgggacgacagcgccatcgcCCCCTCCAGTGAAGGTATTGTTGCTGTTCATCCAGTTGATTTAAGCTGTTTCCAATATATGTATTTGAGACAGCATGCAATCAGTAGTAATGACAACAAATAGTGACAGCAGTAATAGTGAAACATGTCAGTTCTTTCTCCATCAAGGATTGTTCTTATACCTTACACTTATCCGTCTCTGTTGAGACACCATCCGTGTACCCCTATGTTCCTGTTGCGTTTATATACATTCATGTGTCTcccattttctgttttatttccaATGAGTCCTTTGTTCATTCCTCCCTTTTTAGATTATGATTTTGCTGACATCTTCCCCGTGTTGCAGTCATTGCCAAGTGCAGACTGGGAAGGTGGGACATGGGTGAACCGTCcctctgtttctgtcttttggtctctggtctctctcatGCATGGCTTTTTGCCGCTGAATGATGGGTTTTATGCCTAAatgttgttttgtccatttcacaTTTCCATCTTTTTTGCCAAATGTGAAAAATTGAGAGAAACAATATAATGATGAAAAATATGCTAAATGTAAGAATTGGTTCACGTGGTGGAAGTGGTTGCTTGTTCAGTAAATATGAAATGCTGTTGAGCGTTCTTGCATGTAATAACTGTATGTTGTAAATACCATTGACAGGCAAGCTCAGTGCTTCTGTTGTACTCACTTCTGTTTTTCTAAAGTCTTTGCTGTAATGCGTGGCACTGGTCAAGGTTCAGTAGGGAGATCTATTCTCAACATTTTTCCCATAGTTGGAATGTATTACTTTCTTTGATATTGTTTATACACAATTATGATGGTACAGGCAAAccttatttgagtaactttatttaatatattttttgagaAACTATATAACCTATTGTCTCTACTAATCAAAAATGACTGATTAACAattattaaacttatatatgtATGATAATGCAACAAGCAAAAAGTATCATTACTCAGGTATCAACTTAAAGTTGTTGATTTTTAACAGCTTGGAAGAtggctttttattatttttttaagcttaGAGTTAAATGCTTGAACAAAAATACTTCAGTAATGCTACTTGgcattgtttttttcattttagactTCTTTGAGGAAAAGAACAGTCTGTAACTAAACCTGGAGTTTGAGTTTTGACTGGTGCCACTGTAATGGTGCTGTGGATGTGTTTAACTGCATTAACAGACTCTTAACACTGTAACATTTAAATGTGCTGCTGATTAAAGACACTATTCTTTTGTGAAGTAGCTTTAACAAAACctaagtgtgagtgtgtgtaggaGTAATTGTGTGCTCTTTACGTGTCAGAAGGTGATCTGACAGACCAGGCCAGCTGCCCTCACTCTGGAGGATCGGACCCTCAGACGGTTATCAGTGACACTGTGGTGGTCTCCTCATGTGCAGTCAAGTCCGCGACATACCTGTCCCCTCATAGCCCCACGTCTAGACAAAACCCTTTCAATGAAGACTCTGATACCACCACCAACACCTCAGTGGACGTCACCCCTGTGCATGTGGCCAGCCTTCACAACAGCACAGCCCACGAAGATGACACCGATGTCAATACTAATGAGCTGGAGGTCATCAGGTACAGTTTCTTTCCATgccttaaaaatgtacaaatgtaactACTTGTACAGAAGATGATTTGAGAGAATAAAATGATAAGCCGACATGGTCAAAAAGTACTTACAGCCTCATGTTATCAATAAAACTTGTTTTACTAATAGCTCTATATCTTATTTCAGGATGGCCAGAAGAAGAAAACCAGCCAGAAAGCGTAGAGGGAAGGGCTCTACAGATTCCAGCAGCAGCATTCATAACTCTGTGTCATCTGAGAACATGGAGCTGGGCCTCCAGGACAGCACCGACTGTACCATGgacagtgagggagagaggaggagcagagcaggaactGAGgtcctggaggaggaggagctactGCGATTGCCAAAGATGGCCGACACCTCTATGGACAGCGTGGGACAACCTCTGCGTGATGTTATGGACCGGCTCAATGGGGCTCTGGATCAGGATGAGAGCTGGGAGCACTTGGAGGAGGAGCAGCCTGACTGTGGGCGTGCAGTAGAGCCCACATCGCAGCAGCCCTTTCTGGAGGATTCAGCGGGCAAGCCCCCTGACCCAGCACCCGGAGATCCTCCCACAAGCCCTCTCACCAGCCCCTACCTCCAGACTTTCACTGAGCCTTCAGAGGAGAGCTTCTCTGCCCCCCACAGTCCAGAGCCTGCTGCCAGCTATAGTGGCAGCAATGACACTGCAGAGCAAAGCCAGTCACAGACTGTTCCAGGTGGCCATGAGGATGAAGGAGAGgcagaaaggggagagggacCGGAGCTCAAGTTGAACCAGGAGACAAATGGTGAACAAAGAGATGGACGGGCAGAGCAGCAGCTGAGCCCCTCTGAGGTGACCCATCCAGCCGAGTTTAAGTAAGAATTGGAAAGGGGGTATTGCACAAattgtgatgttgtgatgtatttgtgatgttgtgatgtatttgctattataatgttttctgtCTAATTGACTTTTAGAGTGGACAACAACCACTTGCTTTTACTGATGATCCATGTGTTTAGAGAAAATGAAGAGCAACTGTTTAAGGTAAGTAAATTGTTGTTTGATGCTGGAATTCTTAAATGCTGCTTAATTGTACAGACCACATGGTTCTTTGACCATGTTTGACAAATATAGATTGAAATAGATGGTGCTCATGAGTTtcttttgaatacattttgcaCTGCCTTTAACTGCATCattgtgatctttttttttaatttgtattttgtgcagatggTGAGAATGAGCACTGGCCACATGGAGGGAGACCTGCAGCCCCTGTTCTTGCTACTCACTGACTGTTACATTTACCTGCTCCGAAAGGGTGTGTGGACATATATTGTAACATAAATTCCTACATTCTTTACTATTAAACACATTAcccttttttccattttggtgaTAGGTGCAGCAGAGAAGCCATACACAGTTGAAGATGCGGTTTCATACAATGAGCTAGATTATATTTCTGTAAGTGCTGTATTACTATAAGTCCATGTCTTAAAGTATATGAATTTCATTTCAAGATGTTAGATGTAATTTTAGATTtgcaaataatgtgttttttggattTAGTTCATATATACTgctttgatgttttattgtagGTGGGTCAGGACCAACAAACAATTACTTTGGTTTGcacaaacagaagaagaaagttTCTCTTGGACACAGCTGATGCCTCCCTCACTATGTACGTTTCTTCTCTTGCATTTAAAGCCTGTCATAGTAATCATTGAGTTACTGGAGTATGTACTTTATGAGCTAGTAAAACAGACGCACAAAGAATAATTCCAATAAATACTTCAAGTTCACCTTTTTGTAACTAAATCTGGTTAtcctaaaatgttgttttacatttttttaaagatgcataTGCTAAAAACCTAACATGCTGGAGGGCATGCAATGTTGAACAAGGTTATCAGGAAAAACACAAGCAGGGAGAAACTGTATTTCACAACTTTAACAATAGCAGCATTGTACTACAGTTTCACATACAAATGACTGtacatgtatttgtatatagtTCTCAGTTCATAATCCTTGTATTTTCCTTTATGTAGCTGGCTGTTATCAGTCCTTAAGTCGTCCATGGTGAAAGGATGCCGAGAGCCTCCGTACCCTACAGTGCTAACCGACGCCACAATGGAAAAACTGGCTCTGACAAAGTTTGTGGCCCAGGAGTCTCACTGTGAGGTAAGGGCTATTGTTTTCAAACCACTGTCAGTGTTGTCTTTCTCCTATTTGGTTTGACTGCAGTGCCCCTGTATGCAGGTGGCAGAGGTATGCATCCACCTGTACTCTCTGGTCCACTGGGAAGACCCTTTGGATACCTGCCTGTCCCCTGTCCAGTCCCCCAGCTCCAGAGGCTCCACCAGCATAAAGGAGGGCACAGTGCAGTACAAGGCTGGCACTACCTACTTGGGCAAAGAACTGTGGAAGAGCTGCTATCTAGTTCTTAGGTAGGGTTTTATGCCTATTACAGGTGCTTTGATTTGTTGAAAATGTACAACTGTAACTCACCTACCAAGAGACAGTTCTTTATAATGATGGTTTATAGAGATGGGACAAGAACTTGTGCGACAAGATTGTGCAAGTAGAAAATGatcttgagatttttttttctgtgtgttagCATTTGACTTGGACAAAAAGTATGGTTAACATTAGTGAGTTATGTTTTGGGAAGCCTAGTTAAAAAGCAGTGCTACAATTACAgcaaaaatatatgaaacaaataaaaatatgtgttcCTAAAAATTAAAAGcatatttattatcatttatgtcAAAATCTTATGGGAATTTCGTAGTAATATGCTCATATCTTTACAGCAATGGGATTCTACATCTGTACTCTGAGCAAAATGACTTGACCCCTATACAGTCTGTTACCATGGGGTAAGACTCACTCTGACTCACCTCTGTCTGATGTTGTGTCTTTGTATCTTGTCATTTACCTCTGGATGTTCTGTTGGGTGCAGAGGAGAGCACTGTGGAGGCTGCCGGCGGTCTAACAGCAGCGAGCGGCCTCATGCCTTTCAGGTCATCCTTACAGAGCGTCCTCCGCTGGAGCTCAGTGCCAGTAATGAGCAGGACATGGCTGAGTGGATGCAACTGCTTTGTCAATCTGTGTCCAAAGGGGTAAGGACCAATAAATCACAAATACATCCCTCATCAGTTGCTCTGATAACAcgtatacacacaaaaacagtgatTATGCAAGTAACATACCAGTTCTGGTTGTTGTAATTAATAATCTGGACTAACATTGTACTTAATTGGAACCCAACAGTTTTGTCTGTACTTCttctaaaaatacacacagatatatatttaaatatggtATGTGTTCTTCTCCAGGTAATTCCTCAGGGAGTTGCCCCCACTCCCTGTATCCCCTGCTGCTTGGTGCTCACAGACATGAAGCTGCTGACCTGTCATCAGGACTGTCAGACCAGCTTCTTCCGCTCATTGGGCAGTGCTGAGCTCTGTGATGTCACTGCGGTCAGCCTGGAGGCCAACAAGGAGTACTGCATTATTGTGAGCAGATTGTTTGATGCTTTTGCCTGTTTGCCTAAGTAccagtgcattttaaaacattgtactgttaaacattttattgcatGAAGAGGATACTGTAAGTTATTCGTTTCTCTTATTATAGGAATTTGCTGCAGATCGGAGCCAGTTTCTCCCATCCTGGGTCTTGTACTTCAGTGGTTGTGAGGAAAGAGATCGTCTGCTTCATACTCTCAACAAGGCATGGAAAGACATTTACCAGGTATAGTACTTGAAAATGGTTAATtagcaaaaaaatgtaaagctGGTTTTAatggtggtcatctggacactgttggCTCTACATTGAATAACTCCTGGACGGATGAAGGATTATACCGTCTCATCAGCAGAAAAAGCTGTCTGCATTTCACTTCTGAATTAACactaatttaataataattgaaacacatattatgcattcttgtggctttaattctcttCTAAATATGCTTTTTGCCACCCTCCTCCTGTTGGCAACGGGAATGAACCATGCCAAAGTAAACACATGAATTCTCTATCCTCTgtaaatgctatgctaatagaacCATGCATTTGTtgtaaaattatttttgttgACAAATGGTTGAGGCTAAATAGTCTTAGTGTTCAAACATTTCCCTTAAACTTAAGACTATGTAAACttgttaacattttttttttttgcttttaattaCTATTTGTCTTTATGCACAGGTGGACCTTCCCCAGACAGTCATATCGGACCAGTCAGTTCAGAAACGCTGTGGGGAGGCCCTGGCCCTGATGAAGAGTGCATGGCAGAGAGCAGACAGCCTGGCCCGGGGAAGAGCTCAGAGAGAACCCTGGTGCTGACGTGCTCCTCTGATCACTCCTCAAATAAGGAGTGCGCATTCAACAGTACTTAAAGTGGAAAAGGAAGTCACAAACAGGATGTGTACTGCAAGTGAAGGAGAGTCTATGTTGAGAAATGTTTGACAAGAACAATATGAAAGCCACTAACTTGAGAGTATATGAACTGACTACAGGTAATGTACAGAAGGTGACAATGAAGACCTCCATGAAACTGAAATTATGACAATCTGAACAATTTTACATCCATATTCTGAAGCCAACATTAAACAGACATGATTGTTTTAAGTAAAGAGGACTAAATACCTGTATGTTTTGTGCTCACATAATGTGTCAAAGTGCTGCTATATGTCACCAACGCAACTTCTCCTCACCTtgtgctcagaatgcataaatgTACAATGATCAAGTCTTTGTTCTTATGGACTGAGTTGTGGTATGGACACTGTGGATTAGTATACAGAAAATGTTGACGTTTTTGTTTGTACAGAAGAGAAGAGTTTTATAGGCATTGAGTAAAATGCTTATACTGTATGAAGGATTTAAGATTGCACTGCTTCATGGAATTGTTACCCCCATGTGTTGCTCTACTTGGCAGTACTCGGCAGAAAATGGAACTTGCCTTCTCTACATACTGCACAAACAGTTGGTGCCGTCCATGTACAGTTGCACACTTCTGTCACTACAGTTTTTtcttgtataattttttttttttttaggtaccTTTGTGtgaagattttgttttttcgATGGGGTGGAAAGATATTTATCTAATTTTATTTCAGACTAAATTATGTAACTCATTAATTTTGATCTGGCACAATTTTTTTAAGtagtaattttaaatgtttgttataGATACCATGGCAACTTGTGTTACTTTAGAGGCATGAAAGACCAAACAACTAACATGTGTTATGAGTTATGACAGATGGATCCTTATTGCTACAGTCACAGCGTGCTCTATTGCCAATACTTGCCTTTTTGAATGATCACTTTATACGCAGAAACACTTTTAACAACCAATGCTTGGGAATGGGATATTCACATTTCTTAAACGTATGCTGCGGTGAAAAGGTACAGGATGATGAAGATATGTCTCAGCCTTGCACAAGACAATTGTGTCCAATTGTAAATGtcattctatgtttttgtctcacATTTGTGTTGCAGTTCACTGGTAATCTCAGGTTCCTCTCAATACCCGAACCATTCTCTAGTAAATTCTGCACCACTATGCCATTAAGttgctaaacaaaaaaaagctttatataaTTAGTTCTAGAATAGGATTAACTATGAAAATActtgaaagtaaaaaagtattcagCAAGCCTGTGGCCTAAAGTGTTCTTataaaatagaaatacaaattTGTTACAATTATGACATTGCTGGCCAATGGTGGAGGACATCTTCTTGAACTAACTTGATGCTGTTTAGGTAATGATGTACTGTTTGCATGTGTGAAATGTATGCTTTTACTGAACTGTATAGAGCACTAATCACCTAAACATATTCATTAAAACATGAGTCCAAAAGGCTGGACTGGATTGTATAATATTGTATTTAGAAAACCTGATGGACATAAAAGTTAATAAAAACTCTTACTGCTATGCTATCTGTGTTACATTGTTTATTAACAATCTAAtttcaatgtaaatgtaaatttcaatattgttatTGAAGATAGACTGGTCTTATCAAGGATATTGGACTATGTGCCCTGATGATGCAGTACCGAGAGCAGCTGCTGGGTGCAGCACAGGGAAAGCTGGGTGGGTGATGGATTGTTGATAATCATAACATGGTCTCATGGAAGAATTTTAAAGAAGGTCCATCAATGTCTGTAACTGCACTTTCAAgagttttaaattattttattttgactgttGCCTCCGGTTTCTTCACTGTTTTACTGCTTTTAGGTTTGACTGCTGCATTCGACATTGGATCACCAAAATTTGATTTCTCGTCTTGAGAACTATGCTGGCATCAAAAGTGTGGCCCTAAAGTGGTTCAGGTCATATCTTGAATTGGTTCAGGTCATATCTTGAAGATCGTTGTCTGTTCAGCCAGGCCCCCATATTTCAGACATGGCCCAGCTTAGCTAGGGTCCATTTTAgaccttttactgttttcttTGTACATGCTGCCctcaatttttttaaaaacacaaaatgtattttcattttgctgATGATGTGTGAGTTCACCTGCTCTTTAAACCAAGCACCATAGCATCCAAACCCTCTTAAATTGTCTTCAGGAGGTAAAGAACTGGAAGGCTCTAAACTTGTTAAAGCTAAATTAAATagagaaattaataataataataataataataataataataataataataataataataataataataataataataataataaagaaatggaAAGTGTAGTATTTGGGGATTTATCTGATGCCAAAACTTCTGTGGAGTCTTTGAGTTGCAACTGCCATCAGTTTACCAGAAATCCTGGTGTCGTTTTAAATGGTTCTTTCAAATTTGCCCTACAGATCAGTCAGAAGTCACATCAGGCTTTTACCAAATACATTTCCTCAGTGTGGTGAAGCCATTCCTGCCTCGCACTGATCTGGACCGTGTCGTTCGTGCCTTTATCACCTGCAGATTATTCTACTGTAACTCCTTCTGCTGTGGGTTGGACCAGGGCTTCATCCACCTCttagttggtccaaaatgctgCAGTGCGCATGCTCACGGGCATCAGGAAATATGAGCACATTTCTCCTGTGTTTgcgtctctgcactggctctctGTCAGCTACaggattgattttaagattattttgatggtttttaaatgtttccaaGGTTTGGcccctccttgtctctctgAACGTCTTTCTGTCCATGTTCCCAGTAGAACTTTGAGATCAGCAGAACAGATGATTTTGGATGTCCCAAGGTCTGGATATTAGAAAAGGCCAATAAAAGCACTGAGTTTACCACAAGATGAGCGGGacacttgtattgtattgttttgtcgTGTtttgcagttgttgttttttttaagattgcGCTTTATATTGCCTTTGTACAACACGttgggcagctgtggttgtgctttataaatacatttgacggCTCGAGAGCGCAAACAACACGGTCCAGACACGAGGATCTGTTCTGCCTCCTGAGATTGTGAGGACTGGATCGGACTGGCCCAGGTGTCTATCCCACCAACACTCAAACTTGAGTCAAACAAAGGCTAAAGTGTGCTAAAACATAGTGcttgtgttatatttttatttcgatGGAGTCAGTTGTCCTGCTCAGAGTAGCCTATTGAAACCCAGCTCTACACTGCGTAACGA harbors:
- the plekhm2 gene encoding pleckstrin homology domain-containing family M member 2 isoform X2, yielding MDQLKVKDRILENISMSVKKLQSYFAACEDETPAIRNHDRVLQRLCEHIDHALLYGLQDISSGYWVLVLHFTRREAVRQIEELQHIATNLGRSRAWLYLALSESSLESYLRLFQENQALLHKYYFKNALVCSHDHLALFLTLVSGLEFIRFDLELDVPYLDVAPYMPEYYKPHNLLDFEERLPSSDSISLHSFTSLNSTNLEWDDSAIAPSSEDYDFADIFPVLQSLPSADWEGDLTDQASCPHSGGSDPQTVISDTVVVSSCAVKSATYLSPHSPTSRQNPFNEDSDTTTNTSVDVTPVHVASLHNSTAHEDDTDVNTNELEVIRMARRRKPARKRRGKGSTDSSSSIHNSVSSENMELGLQDSTDCTMDSEGERRSRAGTEVLEEEELLRLPKMADTSMDSVGQPLRDVMDRLNGALDQDESWEHLEEEQPDCGRAVEPTSQQPFLEDSAGKPPDPAPGDPPTSPLTSPYLQTFTEPSEESFSAPHSPEPAASYSGSNDTAEQSQSQTVPGGHEDEGEAERGEGPELKLNQETNGEQRDGRAEQQLSPSEVTHPAEFKVDNNHLLLLMIHVFRENEEQLFKMVRMSTGHMEGDLQPLFLLLTDCYIYLLRKGAAEKPYTVEDAVSYNELDYISVGQDQQTITLVCTNRRRKFLLDTADASLTIWLLSVLKSSMVKGCREPPYPTVLTDATMEKLALTKFVAQESHCEVAEVCIHLYSLVHWEDPLDTCLSPVQSPSSRGSTSIKEGTVQYKAGTTYLGKELWKSCYLVLSNGILHLYSEQNDLTPIQSVTMGGEHCGGCRRSNSSERPHAFQVILTERPPLELSASNEQDMAEWMQLLCQSVSKGVIPQGVAPTPCIPCCLVLTDMKLLTCHQDCQTSFFRSLGSAELCDVTAVSLEANKEYCIIEFAADRSQFLPSWVLYFSGCEERDRLLHTLNKAWKDIYQVDLPQTVISDQSVQKRCGEALALMKSAWQRADSLARGRAQREPWC
- the plekhm2 gene encoding pleckstrin homology domain-containing family M member 2 isoform X4, translating into MDQLKVKDRILENISMSVKKLQSYFAACEDETPAIRNHDRVLQRLCEHIDHALLYGLQDISSGYWVLVLHFTRREAVRQIEELQHIATNLGRSRAWLYLALSESSLESYLRLFQENQALLHKYYFKNALVCSHDHLALFLTLVSGLEFIRFDLELDVPYLDVAPYMPEYYKPHNLLDFEERLPSSDSISLHSFTSLNSTNLEWDDSAIAPSSEGDLTDQASCPHSGGSDPQTVISDTVVVSSCAVKSATYLSPHSPTSRQNPFNEDSDTTTNTSVDVTPVHVASLHNSTAHEDDTDVNTNELEVIRMARRRKPARKRRGKGSTDSSSSIHNSVSSENMELGLQDSTDCTMDSEGERRSRAGTEVLEEEELLRLPKMADTSMDSVGQPLRDVMDRLNGALDQDESWEHLEEEQPDCGRAVEPTSQQPFLEDSAGKPPDPAPGDPPTSPLTSPYLQTFTEPSEESFSAPHSPEPAASYSGSNDTAEQSQSQTVPGGHEDEGEAERGEGPELKLNQETNGEQRDGRAEQQLSPSEVTHPAEFKVDNNHLLLLMIHVFRENEEQLFKMVRMSTGHMEGDLQPLFLLLTDCYIYLLRKGAAEKPYTVEDAVSYNELDYISVGQDQQTITLVCTNRRRKFLLDTADASLTIWLLSVLKSSMVKGCREPPYPTVLTDATMEKLALTKFVAQESHCEVAEVCIHLYSLVHWEDPLDTCLSPVQSPSSRGSTSIKEGTVQYKAGTTYLGKELWKSCYLVLSNGILHLYSEQNDLTPIQSVTMGGEHCGGCRRSNSSERPHAFQVILTERPPLELSASNEQDMAEWMQLLCQSVSKGVIPQGVAPTPCIPCCLVLTDMKLLTCHQDCQTSFFRSLGSAELCDVTAVSLEANKEYCIIEFAADRSQFLPSWVLYFSGCEERDRLLHTLNKAWKDIYQVDLPQTVISDQSVQKRCGEALALMKSAWQRADSLARGRAQREPWC
- the plekhm2 gene encoding pleckstrin homology domain-containing family M member 2 isoform X3 codes for the protein MDQLKVKDRILENISMSVKKLQSYFAACEDETPAIRNHDRVLQRLCEHIDHALLYGLQDISSGYWVLVLHFTRREAVRQIEELQHIATNLGRSRAWLYLALSESSLESYLRLFQENQALLHKYYFKNALVCSHDHLALFLTLVSGLEFIRFDLELDVPYLDVAPYMPEYYKPHNLLDFEERLPSSDSISLHSFTSLNSTNLEWDDSAIAPSSEEGDLTDQASCPHSGGSDPQTVISDTVVVSSCAVKSATYLSPHSPTSRQNPFNEDSDTTTNTSVDVTPVHVASLHNSTAHEDDTDVNTNELEVIRMARRRKPARKRRGKGSTDSSSSIHNSVSSENMELGLQDSTDCTMDSEGERRSRAGTEVLEEEELLRLPKMADTSMDSVGQPLRDVMDRLNGALDQDESWEHLEEEQPDCGRAVEPTSQQPFLEDSAGKPPDPAPGDPPTSPLTSPYLQTFTEPSEESFSAPHSPEPAASYSGSNDTAEQSQSQTVPGGHEDEGEAERGEGPELKLNQETNGEQRDGRAEQQLSPSEVTHPAEFKVDNNHLLLLMIHVFRENEEQLFKMVRMSTGHMEGDLQPLFLLLTDCYIYLLRKGAAEKPYTVEDAVSYNELDYISVGQDQQTITLVCTNRRRKFLLDTADASLTIWLLSVLKSSMVKGCREPPYPTVLTDATMEKLALTKFVAQESHCEVAEVCIHLYSLVHWEDPLDTCLSPVQSPSSRGSTSIKEGTVQYKAGTTYLGKELWKSCYLVLSNGILHLYSEQNDLTPIQSVTMGGEHCGGCRRSNSSERPHAFQVILTERPPLELSASNEQDMAEWMQLLCQSVSKGVIPQGVAPTPCIPCCLVLTDMKLLTCHQDCQTSFFRSLGSAELCDVTAVSLEANKEYCIIEFAADRSQFLPSWVLYFSGCEERDRLLHTLNKAWKDIYQVDLPQTVISDQSVQKRCGEALALMKSAWQRADSLARGRAQREPWC
- the plekhm2 gene encoding pleckstrin homology domain-containing family M member 2 isoform X1, yielding MDQLKVKDRILENISMSVKKLQSYFAACEDETPAIRNHDRVLQRLCEHIDHALLYGLQDISSGYWVLVLHFTRREAVRQIEELQHIATNLGRSRAWLYLALSESSLESYLRLFQENQALLHKYYFKNALVCSHDHLALFLTLVSGLEFIRFDLELDVPYLDVAPYMPEYYKPHNLLDFEERLPSSDSISLHSFTSLNSTNLEWDDSAIAPSSEDYDFADIFPVLQSLPSADWEEGDLTDQASCPHSGGSDPQTVISDTVVVSSCAVKSATYLSPHSPTSRQNPFNEDSDTTTNTSVDVTPVHVASLHNSTAHEDDTDVNTNELEVIRMARRRKPARKRRGKGSTDSSSSIHNSVSSENMELGLQDSTDCTMDSEGERRSRAGTEVLEEEELLRLPKMADTSMDSVGQPLRDVMDRLNGALDQDESWEHLEEEQPDCGRAVEPTSQQPFLEDSAGKPPDPAPGDPPTSPLTSPYLQTFTEPSEESFSAPHSPEPAASYSGSNDTAEQSQSQTVPGGHEDEGEAERGEGPELKLNQETNGEQRDGRAEQQLSPSEVTHPAEFKVDNNHLLLLMIHVFRENEEQLFKMVRMSTGHMEGDLQPLFLLLTDCYIYLLRKGAAEKPYTVEDAVSYNELDYISVGQDQQTITLVCTNRRRKFLLDTADASLTIWLLSVLKSSMVKGCREPPYPTVLTDATMEKLALTKFVAQESHCEVAEVCIHLYSLVHWEDPLDTCLSPVQSPSSRGSTSIKEGTVQYKAGTTYLGKELWKSCYLVLSNGILHLYSEQNDLTPIQSVTMGGEHCGGCRRSNSSERPHAFQVILTERPPLELSASNEQDMAEWMQLLCQSVSKGVIPQGVAPTPCIPCCLVLTDMKLLTCHQDCQTSFFRSLGSAELCDVTAVSLEANKEYCIIEFAADRSQFLPSWVLYFSGCEERDRLLHTLNKAWKDIYQVDLPQTVISDQSVQKRCGEALALMKSAWQRADSLARGRAQREPWC